Proteins found in one Deltaproteobacteria bacterium genomic segment:
- the sppA gene encoding signal peptide peptidase SppA: protein MTDKSSNFFVRLWFGFWRLLRNYLVFVGIMTTVLLFTVGVALKRGSSMELDLPKVSLSKDKPSVLWLELSGRVTEVEPSFSELVMSRLLGGEDEIYLPTIRKALTKAAKDDRIKEFAINIMPVRATPAEYAALRKAIAQFRETSGKPVQVYLADVSDWTYYVASAGTKITLNPAGELSLPGPTFQLVYFGDALKKLGLSFEVVRAGKYKSAFEPFVQNTPSEPTLEEYNSMQSSLLDHIVAAVVAGRGKDESTVRGWFKKSLFTPEEARQAGIVDVLGYLPSNEQQVEDEDKLHLEDYLAATKRDPEQKEVVSDKGGIALINATGEIHMSAESSGPTGSDSGINPKDMRKELLWAQNDKDVKAIVLRISSPGGSATASDMIWNDINALAATKPVIVSMGAYAASGGYYIAAPASRIYAEPTTITGSIGVIGMLPSAEAFGDKWGVNFHMVSSSDRKQLLDLGSKASAEDKALLDRNIAYVYRTFTRKVAEGRKIPVEKVEAIAQGRVYTGLQAKEIGLVDEIGGLDVALAKAKELAGFDANKLYPVLQYEGDSFSLSQCLRGPGRMAECLRRSGSKLTAPVTRMMISESGPEAIANKVARWATEPGAGRADRALTLWTGYLSLVWQ from the coding sequence ATGACCGATAAAAGTTCCAACTTCTTCGTCCGGCTGTGGTTTGGTTTTTGGCGCCTACTGCGCAACTACCTCGTGTTTGTCGGGATTATGACTACGGTCCTGCTGTTCACCGTGGGCGTAGCACTCAAGCGCGGCAGTAGTATGGAACTCGATTTACCCAAGGTGAGCTTGTCCAAAGATAAGCCGTCGGTACTTTGGCTGGAGCTTAGTGGCCGCGTGACTGAGGTGGAGCCGAGCTTCTCCGAGTTAGTGATGAGTCGGCTCCTAGGTGGTGAGGATGAGATCTATCTCCCGACCATTCGCAAGGCGCTCACCAAAGCTGCCAAGGATGATCGCATCAAGGAATTTGCCATCAACATCATGCCAGTCAGGGCTACACCTGCGGAGTATGCGGCGCTTAGGAAGGCGATCGCCCAGTTTCGGGAGACAAGTGGTAAACCGGTTCAAGTCTACCTGGCTGACGTCAGCGATTGGACTTATTACGTGGCGTCGGCAGGGACTAAAATTACTTTGAACCCTGCCGGAGAGCTGTCGCTCCCGGGACCCACCTTTCAGCTTGTCTACTTTGGCGACGCACTCAAGAAACTTGGGCTATCGTTTGAGGTGGTGCGGGCCGGCAAGTACAAGTCCGCCTTCGAGCCCTTTGTCCAGAACACGCCGAGTGAACCCACACTCGAGGAATATAACAGCATGCAATCGAGCTTGCTTGACCACATCGTTGCTGCTGTCGTCGCTGGGCGTGGTAAGGATGAGTCCACAGTCCGCGGTTGGTTTAAAAAGTCGCTCTTCACGCCCGAGGAGGCGCGGCAGGCTGGTATCGTCGATGTGCTGGGCTACTTGCCTAGCAACGAGCAACAGGTGGAGGATGAAGACAAACTGCATCTTGAGGACTACCTAGCAGCCACCAAACGAGATCCTGAACAAAAGGAGGTGGTCAGCGATAAGGGCGGGATCGCGCTCATCAACGCCACTGGCGAGATCCATATGAGCGCAGAGTCCTCGGGTCCTACTGGTAGCGACTCGGGCATCAATCCCAAGGATATGCGCAAAGAGCTACTCTGGGCGCAAAATGATAAAGACGTCAAAGCGATCGTGCTGCGCATTTCCAGTCCCGGTGGATCAGCTACGGCGTCTGACATGATATGGAACGACATCAATGCCTTGGCAGCTACCAAGCCGGTCATAGTGTCAATGGGGGCCTATGCGGCGTCAGGCGGTTACTACATCGCTGCACCGGCCAGCCGCATCTATGCCGAACCGACGACGATCACGGGATCGATCGGTGTCATCGGCATGCTACCGAGCGCTGAGGCCTTTGGCGACAAATGGGGGGTTAACTTCCACATGGTGAGCTCTAGTGATCGCAAGCAGCTCCTCGACCTCGGCAGCAAGGCAAGTGCCGAGGATAAGGCCTTACTCGACAGAAACATCGCGTACGTGTACCGGACCTTCACACGCAAGGTAGCTGAGGGCCGCAAGATCCCAGTCGAGAAGGTGGAGGCCATTGCCCAGGGCCGCGTTTACACCGGACTGCAGGCTAAGGAAATTGGCCTCGTCGATGAGATCGGCGGTCTCGACGTGGCGTTGGCTAAGGCTAAGGAGCTTGCCGGTTTTGATGCCAACAAACTTTACCCCGTGCTGCAGTATGAGGGTGACAGCTTCAGTCTATCGCAGTGCCTACGCGGCCCCGGCCGTATGGCGGAGTGTCTGCGACGCTCCGGCAGCAAGCTGACGGCACCTGTGACCAGGATGATGATCAGTGAATCCGGACCTGAGGCTATCGCGAACAAGGTGGCGCGTTGGGCCACCGAGCCGGGAGCCGGTCGGGCTGACCGAGCGTTGACCCTGTGGACGGGTTATCTCAGTCTTGTTTGGCAGTAG